The proteins below are encoded in one region of Chrysemys picta bellii isolate R12L10 chromosome 4, ASM1138683v2, whole genome shotgun sequence:
- the LOC135983332 gene encoding uncharacterized protein LOC135983332, which yields MATELRASADLGLQLQVPLEQGVQPPVKREEQDPPGPEPGQGVEQGENLPFVVCSGTIGELLRWAAPQQSRLQRQDEPPQRWEVQWQEVLQALWTPPEVVPAPVTLQLPELAPGDDIEAYLANFEHVANACQWPRGEWVTRLVPALSGKARQAYSSLEARDCRDYGKVKAAILQGEDTRLEMRRRCFRQFRYQEAEGPREAYSRLQELCHRWLEPQSRTKEQILELLILEQFLTILPEEMQNWVWERGPENCAQAVALAEGFQLGQPEAGLWEQQVRIF from the coding sequence GACTCCAGTTACAGGTGCCtttagagcagggggtgcagcCCCCAGTAAAAAGGGAGGAACAAGATCCACCAGGCCCCgagccagggcagggagtggagcAAGGAGAGAACCTTCCCTTTGTTGTCTGTTCTGGGACCATCGGGGAATTACTGAGATGGGCGGCTCCGCAACAGTCCAGGCTTCAGAGGCAGGATGagccgccccagcgctgggaagtccagtggcaggaggtgctgcaggcccTATGGACCCCTCCTGAAGTTGTGCCGGCCCCGGTGACGCTACAGCTGCCTGAGCTGGCACCAGGGGACGATATTGAGGCCTATCTGGCCAACTTTGAGCATGTGGCTAATGCCTGCCAGTGGCCGAGAGGAGAGTGGGTAACGCGACTTGTGCCGGCACTCAGCGGAAAAGCCCGACAGGCCTACAGCAGCCTGGAGGCTAGAGACTGCAGAGACTATGGGAAGGTGAAAGCTGCCATCCTGCAAGGGGAGGACACCCGCCTGGAGATGCGGCGTCGATGCTTCAGGCAATTCCGCTACCAGGAGGCCGAGGGGCCCCGGGAGGCTTACAGCCGCCTCCAGGAGCTCTGCCATCGCTGGCTGGAGCCGCAGAGCCGCACCAAGGAGCAGATCCTGGAGCTGCTGATCCTGGAGCAGTTCCTGACCATCCTGCCAGAGGAAATGCAGAACTGGGTCTGGGAACGTGGCCCAGAGAACTGCGCCCAAGCGGTGGCCCTGGCAGAGGGGTTCCaactggggcagccagaggctgGATTATGGGAGCAGCAGGTAAGAATATTTTAA